The following DNA comes from Bacteroidota bacterium.
ACGACGATAAAATCTATAACACTAAACTTATATTTGAATTTTTGGAACTGCCCTAAATGAATTGGATGTAATCAAAGCAGAAGTACAACTTCTTCAAGCCCAACTCGACAAGACTGAAATCCGAACTCCATTCGATGGAATCATCGGACTCCGGTATGTTAGCGAAGGCAGTTACATTTCTCCTTCTACCCTTATTACAACATTTCAAGATATTGGCACAGTAAAAATTGACTTTACTTTCCCGGAAAAATATTCGGGAGAGATAAAGTCAGGGAATAAAATCACGTTCAATGTCCAGGGCACTTCGAGAAAATTTACAGGAACAGTTTACGCAATTTCTCCAAAAGTCGATATTAACACACGAACATTACGGGTCAGAGCCACATGCCCAAATCACGATGGATATCTTCTGCCGGGAAGATTCGCAAACGTGGAAGTTCAGCTAAAAGAAAAAGAAACCCTTGCCATTCCTTCGTATGCTGTTATTCCCGAAATGAAAAAACATAAAGTATTCATCTATAAAAATGGAACAGCCGAAGAGAATACAGTCGAAATCGGGACGCGAACAGATGAACATGTAGAAATAACCAACGGCTTAAAATCAGGTGACACACTGATTACTTCTGCTATCCTGCAATTACGGTCTGGCATGGCTGTTAAACTTTCCAAAGAATAAAATATTAGAAGAAAGGATATTGGTTGAGTTTATCTGCGGTATGTATTAGACGCCCCGTGTTGACGATTGTAATGTCTCTTATTATTATTTTATTCGGAGTGATAGGTTACACTTTTCTTGGCGTACGCGAATATCCAAATGTAGACCCTGCAATAATAACCGTTAATACATCATATACGGGTGCGAATGCAGATGTAATCGAATCGCAGATCACCGAGCGTCTTGAAGATGCAATAAGCGGCGTACCGGGAATTCGCACAATCAACTCTACAAGTCGTGACGGTCGAAGCTCAATTACAATCGAATTTGAGTTAGCAGTTGATTTAGAAACAGCCGCAAATGATGTACGAGATAAAGTAGCAGGAGCCGCTCGCAATTTACCGCCCGATGTTGATCCACCAGTCGTCTCAAAAGCCGATGCCGATGCAAGTCCGATAGTTATATTGAGCGTCGGTAGCAACACTCGGAACCTATTACAATTAAGTGATATTGCCGACCGCATATTTAAGGAACGTCTGCAAACTATTCCCGGAGTAAGTGAAGTACGGATTTTTGGAGAGAAACGCTATTCAATGCGTTTGTGGCTGAATCAAGCGAAACTCGCTGCCTATCAGCTAACACCTTTAGACGTTCGCAGTGCGTTGAATGCAGAAAACCTCGAGCTGCCTGCCGGTCGTATTGAAGGAAACGATGTCGAGCTTACAGTAAGAACACTCAGCCGGCTTGAGACTCCTGAACAATTCAACAACCTAATAATCCGTGAGCATAACGGACAGATAATTCGCTTTCGAGATATAGGATCTGCCGAGCTTGGTCCGGAAAATGAGCGGTCTGTAACAAAAGGATTAACGGGACCACGAGTTGCAATTGCGATAGTGCCACAGCCCGGATCGAATCACATTGCGATAGCTAATGAATTTTTCAGACGCGTAGAACAAATCAAAAAAGATTT
Coding sequences within:
- a CDS encoding efflux RND transporter periplasmic adaptor subunit is translated as MDVIKAEVQLLQAQLDKTEIRTPFDGIIGLRYVSEGSYISPSTLITTFQDIGTVKIDFTFPEKYSGEIKSGNKITFNVQGTSRKFTGTVYAISPKVDINTRTLRVRATCPNHDGYLLPGRFANVEVQLKEKETLAIPSYAVIPEMKKHKVFIYKNGTAEENTVEIGTRTDEHVEITNGLKSGDTLITSAILQLRSGMAVKLSKE